A stretch of the Streptomyces venezuelae genome encodes the following:
- a CDS encoding MarR family winged helix-turn-helix transcriptional regulator, translating to MSTDADRLLAEQLLRLTRRLHRIQKRHIEPIGITPAQSRLLRVVAHDEREQPPRMADIAARLEVVPRQVTTLVDGLEAAGCVRRVPDPANRRVIRIELTDTGRATLRQLRNARTDAAEEILAPLTADQREVLGGLLNALADVPAERSC from the coding sequence ATGAGCACCGATGCCGACCGTCTCCTCGCCGAGCAGCTGCTCCGTCTGACCCGCCGGCTCCACCGCATTCAGAAGCGCCACATCGAGCCGATCGGCATCACCCCCGCCCAGAGCCGCCTGCTGCGCGTGGTCGCCCACGACGAGCGGGAACAGCCGCCCCGGATGGCCGATATCGCGGCCCGGCTCGAGGTGGTCCCGCGCCAGGTGACCACGCTGGTCGACGGCCTGGAGGCGGCCGGCTGCGTGCGCCGGGTCCCCGACCCGGCCAACCGGCGGGTGATCCGGATCGAGCTCACCGACACCGGGCGCGCCACGCTGCGGCAGCTGCGCAACGCGCGGACCGACGCGGCAGAGGAGATCCTGGCTCCATTGACCGCCGATCAGCGCGAGGTGCTCGGCGGTCTGCTGAACGCTCTGGCGGACGTCCCGGCGGAGCGCAGCTGCTGA
- a CDS encoding FAD-binding and (Fe-S)-binding domain-containing protein yields the protein MPLLEPRPEALRPSTLGGPSPDRLPEHRAAGTPEVLRSELTGLLGAEKVLWKVSDLVRYASDASPYRFVPQVVVIAEDIDDISAVLSYAHGRQREVVFRAAGTSLNGQAQGEDILVDVRRHWAGIEVLEDGRRARIRPGTTVLRANAALARHGRVLGPDPASALACTLGGVVANNASGMTAGTTRNSYRTLSSLTFVLPGGTVVDTADPLADEELARAEPALCRGLLAVKAEIESDPALVARIRAKYEIKNTNGYRLDAYLDGNTPVEILRGLMVGSEGTFGFIAELVFDTLPLDREVCSALLFFPSLPLAAAAVPQFGEAGALAVELMDGNTLRASVAVEGVPADWADLPKDTTALLVEFRVPDEAALDSCEQAAAAIVAGLPLVAPVPSVTNAFTRDRHTIAGYWKARKAFVTAVGGARAPGTTLITEDFAVPPGRLAEACEALLALQAEYGFDAAVAGHAAHGNLHFLLAFDAARPADVERYAAFMDAFCCLVVEGFDGSLKAEHATGRNIAPYLELEWGPQATELMWRTKKLIDPDGVLAPRIVLDRDPQAHLRGLKTIPRVEAVGDPCIECGFCEPACPSKDLTTTPRQRIVLRREMMRQPPGSPVLDGLLAAYGYDAVDTCAGDSACKQACPVGIDTGALMKEFRHRRHSPREERAAEFTARHFAAVEKAARLAVAAADRISGRIGDGPLRAVTGAARRAVRPDLVPEWLPQIPGAAAPGLPGTRRAGAAAVYYPACTNRIFGGPDGRHAPGRRMRPSLPEAVVAVSARAGKPVWIPPDVAGTCCATIWHSKGYEAGARVMANRIVEAAWGWTAGGRLPLVVDASSCTLGIAREVVPYLTADNRALHAELTVLDSVVWAARHLLPDLDILRTVGSAVLHPTCSMRHLGDEDELRAVAGACADEVVVPEDLGCCAFAGDRGMLHPELTASATAREAAEVTARPFDAHLSANRMCEVGMDRATGRSYHSVLLELERATRP from the coding sequence ATGCCGCTGCTGGAGCCGAGACCGGAAGCCCTGCGCCCGAGCACCCTCGGCGGCCCCTCCCCCGACCGGCTGCCCGAGCACCGGGCCGCCGGCACCCCCGAGGTGCTGCGCAGCGAACTGACCGGCCTGCTCGGCGCCGAGAAGGTGCTGTGGAAGGTCTCCGACCTGGTCCGCTATGCCTCGGACGCCTCGCCCTACCGCTTCGTGCCCCAGGTCGTGGTGATCGCCGAGGACATCGACGACATCTCCGCCGTGCTCTCCTACGCGCACGGCAGACAGCGCGAGGTGGTGTTCCGCGCGGCCGGCACCTCGCTCAACGGGCAGGCCCAGGGCGAGGACATCCTGGTCGACGTACGCCGCCACTGGGCGGGCATCGAGGTACTGGAGGACGGCCGCCGGGCCCGGATCCGGCCCGGCACCACGGTCCTGCGGGCCAATGCCGCGCTCGCCCGGCACGGCCGGGTGCTGGGGCCCGACCCGGCCAGCGCCCTCGCCTGCACCCTGGGCGGGGTGGTCGCCAACAACGCGTCCGGAATGACCGCGGGGACCACCCGGAACTCCTACCGCACCCTGTCCTCCCTCACCTTCGTGCTGCCCGGCGGCACCGTGGTGGACACCGCCGACCCGCTGGCCGACGAGGAGCTCGCCCGCGCCGAACCGGCCCTGTGCCGCGGCCTCCTCGCGGTGAAGGCCGAGATCGAGTCCGACCCCGCACTGGTCGCCCGGATCCGCGCCAAGTACGAGATCAAGAACACCAACGGGTACCGGCTGGACGCCTATCTGGACGGGAACACCCCGGTCGAGATCCTGCGCGGACTCATGGTCGGCTCGGAGGGCACCTTCGGGTTCATCGCGGAGCTCGTCTTCGACACCCTGCCGCTGGACCGCGAGGTCTGCTCCGCGCTGCTGTTCTTTCCCTCCCTGCCGCTGGCGGCAGCCGCCGTCCCGCAGTTCGGCGAGGCCGGAGCGCTCGCCGTGGAGCTGATGGACGGCAACACCCTGCGCGCCTCGGTGGCCGTCGAGGGCGTACCCGCCGACTGGGCGGACCTGCCCAAGGACACCACCGCCCTGCTGGTGGAGTTCCGGGTGCCCGACGAAGCCGCCCTGGACTCCTGCGAGCAGGCCGCCGCCGCGATCGTGGCGGGCCTGCCGCTGGTGGCCCCGGTTCCCTCGGTCACCAATGCCTTCACCCGGGACCGGCACACCATCGCCGGGTACTGGAAGGCCCGCAAGGCCTTTGTCACCGCCGTCGGCGGCGCCCGTGCCCCGGGCACCACCCTGATCACCGAGGACTTCGCGGTGCCGCCCGGCCGGCTCGCCGAGGCCTGCGAGGCCCTGCTCGCACTGCAGGCCGAGTACGGGTTCGATGCCGCGGTCGCCGGCCACGCCGCCCACGGCAACCTGCACTTCCTGCTGGCCTTCGACGCCGCCCGGCCGGCCGATGTCGAACGGTACGCGGCCTTTATGGACGCCTTCTGCTGCCTCGTGGTGGAGGGTTTCGACGGCTCGCTGAAGGCAGAGCACGCCACCGGCCGCAATATCGCCCCCTATCTCGAACTGGAATGGGGGCCGCAGGCCACCGAACTGATGTGGCGCACCAAGAAGCTCATCGACCCGGACGGGGTACTGGCCCCGCGGATCGTCCTCGACCGCGACCCGCAGGCGCATCTGCGCGGGCTGAAGACCATCCCCCGGGTGGAGGCGGTGGGCGACCCCTGCATCGAGTGCGGGTTCTGCGAACCCGCCTGCCCCAGCAAGGACCTGACCACCACTCCGCGCCAGCGGATCGTCCTGCGCCGGGAGATGATGCGGCAGCCGCCCGGCTCCCCGGTACTGGACGGCCTGCTGGCCGCCTACGGGTATGACGCGGTGGACACCTGCGCGGGCGACTCCGCCTGCAAGCAGGCCTGCCCGGTCGGCATCGACACCGGTGCGCTGATGAAGGAGTTCCGGCACCGCCGGCACAGCCCCCGCGAGGAGCGGGCGGCAGAGTTCACCGCCCGGCACTTCGCCGCCGTCGAGAAGGCGGCCCGGCTGGCGGTCGCCGCCGCAGACCGGATCAGCGGCCGGATCGGGGACGGGCCGCTGCGGGCCGTGACCGGGGCCGCGCGCAGGGCCGTACGCCCCGACCTGGTGCCCGAGTGGCTCCCGCAGATCCCGGGCGCTGCCGCCCCCGGGCTCCCGGGGACCCGGCGGGCGGGCGCCGCGGCGGTCTACTACCCGGCCTGTACCAACCGCATCTTCGGCGGACCGGACGGACGGCACGCGCCGGGCCGGCGGATGCGGCCGTCGCTGCCGGAGGCGGTGGTCGCGGTCTCGGCGCGGGCCGGAAAGCCCGTATGGATCCCCCCGGATGTGGCGGGTACCTGCTGTGCGACGATCTGGCACTCCAAGGGCTACGAGGCCGGCGCCCGGGTGATGGCCAACCGGATCGTGGAAGCGGCCTGGGGCTGGACGGCCGGCGGCCGGCTCCCGCTGGTGGTCGACGCCTCCTCCTGCACCCTGGGCATCGCCCGGGAGGTCGTCCCGTACCTGACCGCGGACAACCGCGCCCTGCATGCCGAACTCACCGTCCTCGACTCGGTCGTGTGGGCCGCCCGGCATCTGCTGCCCGATCTGGACATTCTTCGCACGGTGGGGAGCGCGGTACTGCACCCGACCTGTTCGATGCGCCACCTGGGGGACGAGGACGAACTCCGGGCCGTCGCCGGGGCCTGTGCCGACGAGGTGGTGGTCCCGGAGGACCTGGGCTGCTGCGCCTTCGCAGGTGACCGGGGCATGCTGCACCCGGAACTGACCGCCTCGGCCACCGCCCGGGAGGCCGCCGAGGTCACGGCCCGGCCGTTCGACGCACACCTGTCGGCCAACCGGATGTGCGAAGTGGGCATGGACCGGGCCACCGGCCGTTCCTACCACTCGGTCCTGCTGGAACTGGAACGCGCGACCCGCCCCTGA
- the mltG gene encoding endolytic transglycosylase MltG produces the protein MSYEYRPKKGRTRLTRRGRLAIFLGLLLVTGAAVLVPLLLPEEKPEQPRRLLIPEGWRASQVYAAIDRELEVPPGTTKTAARTAGLALPQEARGNPEGYLFPATYPVTSQTTPADLLGYMVQTAGRNLATKAVADGARAHGMTPYQTATLASIIQAEAESPADMGKVSRVVHNRLARSMPLQMDSTLNYALNRSTVDTSLADTRIDSPFNTYARQGLPPTPIDSPGLHAMAAAVAPTPGKWLFFVTVKPGDTRFSATYEEHKRHVAEFNRLRAQNRST, from the coding sequence ATGTCTTATGAATACCGGCCGAAGAAAGGCCGGACCCGTCTCACCCGCCGCGGCCGGCTGGCGATCTTTCTCGGCCTGCTCCTCGTCACCGGTGCAGCGGTCCTGGTCCCGCTGCTGCTGCCCGAGGAGAAACCGGAGCAGCCGCGCCGGCTGCTGATCCCCGAAGGCTGGCGGGCCTCCCAGGTGTATGCGGCGATCGACCGCGAACTCGAGGTGCCGCCGGGCACCACCAAGACGGCCGCGCGGACGGCAGGGCTGGCCCTGCCGCAGGAGGCGAGGGGCAACCCGGAGGGGTACCTCTTCCCCGCCACCTATCCCGTCACCTCCCAGACCACCCCGGCCGACCTGCTGGGGTACATGGTGCAGACCGCAGGGCGGAACCTGGCCACCAAGGCCGTAGCCGACGGTGCCAGGGCGCACGGCATGACCCCCTATCAGACCGCGACGCTGGCGAGCATCATCCAGGCGGAGGCCGAATCCCCCGCCGATATGGGCAAGGTCTCCCGGGTGGTGCACAACCGGCTGGCCCGGTCCATGCCGCTGCAGATGGACTCCACCCTCAACTACGCGCTGAACCGCAGCACCGTGGACACCTCGCTGGCCGACACTCGAATCGACAGCCCCTTCAACACCTATGCACGGCAGGGCCTCCCACCCACCCCCATCGACAGCCCCGGCCTGCACGCCATGGCCGCGGCGGTGGCGCCCACCCCGGGGAAATGGCTGTTCTTCGTCACCGTCAAGCCGGGCGACACCCGCTTCTCCGCAACCTACGAAGAACACAAGCGCCATGTCGCGGAGTTCAACCGGCTCCGCGCACAGAACCGCAGTACCTAG
- a CDS encoding phospholipase D family protein, with translation MEHTDWLLTSGERGNPATRLDSRRSDGMAWSRGNRAHALVHGAPYFQELLAGIRALRKGDLLLFTDWRGDPDERLDGPGTEVGAVLAAAAERGVIVKGLVWRSHLDVFRFSEQENLHLGKEIEAAGGECLLDMRVRPGGSHHQKLVVLRHPGRPELDVAYVGGIDLCHNRKDDAGHHGDRQSLAMAAAYGPHPPWHDVQLALRGPVVGDVEAVFRERWNDPSPLTRSPLTRLRELLHHEDIEADPLPSQLPDPAPCGTHTVQLLRTYPNRLLRGYPFAPDGERSIALGYLKALRRARALIYLEDQYLWSARVVEHFARTLATHPELRLIAVIPSLPEEDGRLTLPMHLIGRITALERLRRAAGGRVAVYALENPAGTPVYVHAKVCVIDDVWASIGSDNINLRSWTHDSELGCAVLDETPDPRQPSDPGGLSDGARVFARQLRLELSLEHLDAPPEAAGTLCDPVAAFDAFAGTAAALDDWYAGGCRGPRPPGRLRTYVPPALSYPARVLARPLHHLLVDPDGRPLGLRIRDAY, from the coding sequence GTGGAACACACCGACTGGCTGCTGACGTCCGGGGAACGCGGCAATCCCGCGACGCGGCTGGACTCGCGCCGCTCCGACGGCATGGCGTGGTCACGGGGCAACCGGGCCCACGCCCTGGTCCACGGTGCCCCGTATTTCCAGGAGCTCCTGGCGGGGATCCGGGCGCTGCGGAAAGGCGACCTGCTCCTGTTCACCGACTGGCGCGGCGATCCCGACGAGCGGCTCGACGGTCCCGGCACCGAGGTTGGCGCGGTCCTGGCGGCGGCGGCCGAGCGCGGGGTGATCGTCAAAGGCCTGGTCTGGCGCTCCCACCTGGACGTCTTTCGGTTCAGCGAGCAGGAGAACCTCCACTTGGGCAAGGAGATCGAGGCGGCCGGCGGTGAATGCCTGCTCGACATGCGGGTGCGCCCCGGCGGCTCGCACCACCAGAAGCTGGTGGTACTGCGCCATCCCGGACGCCCCGAGCTCGATGTCGCGTACGTCGGCGGGATCGACCTCTGCCACAACCGCAAGGACGATGCCGGCCACCACGGCGACCGCCAGTCACTGGCCATGGCCGCCGCCTACGGACCGCACCCGCCCTGGCACGATGTCCAGCTCGCACTGCGCGGGCCGGTGGTCGGTGATGTCGAGGCGGTCTTCCGCGAGCGCTGGAACGATCCCTCGCCGCTCACCCGCAGCCCGCTCACCCGGCTGCGGGAGCTGCTGCACCACGAGGACATCGAGGCCGACCCGCTGCCGTCGCAGCTGCCCGATCCGGCGCCCTGCGGCACGCACACCGTGCAACTGCTGCGCACCTATCCCAACCGGCTGCTGCGCGGGTACCCCTTCGCCCCCGACGGTGAGCGCAGCATCGCCCTCGGCTATCTGAAGGCCCTGCGGCGGGCCCGGGCGCTGATCTATCTGGAGGACCAGTACCTCTGGTCGGCGCGGGTGGTGGAGCACTTCGCCCGGACCCTGGCCACCCATCCGGAGCTGCGGCTGATCGCGGTCATCCCGTCCCTCCCCGAGGAGGACGGCCGGCTCACCCTGCCGATGCATCTGATCGGGCGGATCACCGCCCTGGAACGGCTGCGCCGGGCGGCCGGCGGGCGGGTCGCGGTCTACGCGCTGGAGAACCCCGCGGGCACGCCCGTCTATGTCCACGCCAAGGTGTGCGTGATCGACGACGTGTGGGCCTCCATCGGATCCGACAACATCAACCTGCGGTCCTGGACGCACGATTCGGAGCTCGGCTGCGCCGTGCTCGACGAGACCCCGGACCCGCGGCAGCCGTCCGACCCGGGCGGGCTCTCCGACGGCGCTCGCGTGTTCGCCCGGCAGCTGCGCCTGGAGCTCTCCCTCGAGCACCTGGACGCTCCGCCGGAGGCCGCCGGGACGCTGTGCGATCCGGTGGCCGCCTTCGACGCCTTCGCGGGGACCGCCGCGGCACTGGACGACTGGTACGCCGGCGGCTGCCGCGGGCCCAGGCCGCCGGGGCGGCTGCGCACGTACGTCCCGCCCGCCCTGTCGTACCCGGCGAGGGTGCTCGCCCGGCCGCTGCACCACCTGCTGGTCGACCCGGACGGCCGGCCGCTGGGGCTGCGGATCCGCGACGCCTACTGA
- a CDS encoding FAD-dependent oxidoreductase: MRDADVVVIGAGQAGLSSAYHLKRAGLDFTVLDHAPQPGGAWQFRWPTLTYGKVHGMHALPGLELTGADPLRPSSEVIGEYFDRYERTFGLAVRRPVDVSAVRAGDGGRLLVETSAGTWSARALINATGTWDRPFWPRYSGQETFRGRQLHTSGYPGPGAFAGARVVVVGGGTSGVQHLLEIAGVAAETTWVTRRPPVFRDGSFGEAEGRAAVALVADRVRQGLPPQSVVSVTGLPLNEAVRAGLDSGVLDRRPMFDRITPDGVAWADGSAVAADVILWATGFRAAIDHLAPLRLREPGGGIRVEGTRAVRDPRVHLVGYGPSASTVGANRAGGAAVREIRRLLAPAPAAMATVAG, from the coding sequence GTGCGGGATGCGGACGTGGTGGTCATCGGGGCCGGGCAGGCCGGGCTGTCCAGCGCGTACCACCTGAAGCGGGCGGGGCTGGACTTCACGGTGCTGGACCATGCCCCGCAGCCGGGCGGGGCATGGCAGTTCCGGTGGCCCACGCTGACCTACGGCAAGGTGCACGGGATGCACGCCCTGCCGGGGCTGGAGCTGACCGGGGCCGATCCGCTGCGTCCGTCCTCCGAGGTGATCGGGGAGTACTTCGACCGGTACGAGCGGACCTTCGGGCTGGCGGTCCGGCGGCCGGTGGACGTGAGCGCGGTGCGGGCGGGCGACGGGGGCCGGCTGCTGGTCGAGACCTCGGCCGGCACCTGGTCCGCGCGGGCCCTGATCAACGCCACCGGGACCTGGGACCGGCCCTTCTGGCCGCGCTATTCGGGCCAGGAGACCTTCCGCGGACGCCAGCTGCACACCTCGGGCTATCCCGGGCCCGGCGCCTTCGCCGGAGCGCGGGTGGTCGTGGTGGGCGGCGGCACCTCCGGGGTGCAGCATCTGCTGGAGATCGCCGGGGTGGCCGCGGAGACCACCTGGGTGACGCGCCGGCCGCCGGTGTTCCGGGACGGCTCCTTCGGTGAGGCCGAGGGGCGGGCGGCGGTGGCTCTGGTGGCGGACCGGGTCAGGCAGGGGCTGCCGCCGCAGAGCGTGGTGAGTGTGACCGGGCTGCCGCTGAACGAGGCGGTCCGGGCCGGGCTGGACTCCGGGGTGCTGGACCGGCGGCCCATGTTCGACCGGATCACCCCGGACGGGGTGGCCTGGGCGGACGGGTCCGCGGTCGCGGCCGATGTGATCCTGTGGGCCACCGGCTTCCGGGCGGCAATCGACCACCTGGCTCCGCTCCGGCTGCGCGAGCCGGGCGGCGGAATCCGGGTGGAGGGCACCCGCGCGGTCCGCGATCCGCGGGTCCACCTGGTCGGGTACGGGCCTTCGGCGAGCACCGTCGGCGCGAACCGCGCCGGGGGTGCGGCGGTCCGCGAGATCCGCCGCCTGCTGGCCCCGGCGCCGGCCGCGATGGCCACGGTGGCCGGCTGA
- a CDS encoding HAD family hydrolase, which produces MISVIFDLDGTLVDSEPHYYESGRRILERHGVPDFSWEQHAAFIGIGTRETLEVLRERYAIAAPVDRLLAEQNAVYLDLARAGTEVYPEMRKLVKRLYAEGVPMAVASGSSRAAIDAVLAGTGLDAVLTTTVSAEEVAHGKPAPDVFLEAARRLGADPAACVVVEDAAPGARAAHAARMDCVAVPYAAAIAGDPAFATAGLLFRAGQQEFSADAAYAYLTGPRAGR; this is translated from the coding sequence ATGATCTCCGTCATATTCGATCTCGACGGCACTCTCGTGGACAGCGAGCCCCATTACTACGAGTCCGGACGGCGCATTCTGGAGCGCCATGGCGTCCCGGACTTCAGCTGGGAGCAGCATGCCGCCTTCATCGGGATCGGAACGCGGGAGACGCTGGAGGTCCTGCGCGAGCGGTACGCGATCGCGGCACCCGTGGACCGGCTGCTGGCCGAGCAGAACGCGGTCTATCTGGACCTGGCCCGCGCCGGTACCGAGGTCTACCCGGAGATGCGGAAGCTGGTGAAGCGGCTGTATGCGGAGGGGGTGCCGATGGCGGTGGCCTCGGGCTCCTCGCGGGCGGCGATCGATGCGGTGCTGGCCGGCACGGGCCTGGACGCCGTGCTGACCACGACGGTCTCGGCGGAGGAGGTCGCGCACGGCAAGCCCGCGCCGGACGTGTTCCTGGAGGCGGCCCGCCGGCTGGGGGCGGACCCTGCGGCCTGCGTGGTGGTGGAGGATGCCGCCCCGGGGGCCCGGGCCGCCCATGCGGCCCGGATGGACTGTGTGGCGGTCCCCTATGCCGCCGCCATCGCCGGTGATCCGGCGTTCGCGACGGCGGGGCTGCTGTTCCGGGCCGGGCAGCAGGAGTTCAGCGCGGACGCGGCGTACGCGTACCTGACCGGACCGCGCGCCGGCCGCTGA
- a CDS encoding ABC transporter ATP-binding protein, whose protein sequence is MRPEEPNWTPPQRPLDPSRPAPAEQPRELRRIVRLFRPYRGRLAVVGLLVAASSLVGVASPFLLKEILDTAIPEGRTGLLSLLALGMILTAVVTGVFGVLQTLISTTVGQRVMHDLRTAVYARLQRMPLAFFTRTRTGEVQSRIANDIGGMQATVTSTATSLVSNLTAVTASVVAMLALDWRLTLVSLLLLPVFVWISRRVGRERKKITTQRQKQMAAMAATVTESLSVSGILLGRTMGRADSLTRSFAEESEKLVGLEVRSSMAGRWRMSTIGIVMAAMPALIYWAAGLALQSGAPSLSVGTLVAFVTLQQGLFRPAVSLLSTGVQIQTSLALFARIFEYLDLPVEITEREDPVRLERAKGEVRLEGVDFAYDTGQPDVRSTLSGLDITVPAGTSLAVVGPTGSGKSTLSYLVPRLYDVTGGRVTLDGVDVRDLDFDSLARSVGVVSQETYLFHASVADNLRFAKPDATDEEIAEAARAAQIHDHIASLPDGYDTLVGERGYRFSGGEKQRLAIARTILRDPPVLILDEATSALDTRTEHAVQQAIDALSAGRTTITIAHRLSTVRGADQIVVLDGGRIAERGTHEELLDAGGRYAALIRRDARPVPPSHERVIV, encoded by the coding sequence ATGCGCCCTGAAGAACCGAACTGGACCCCGCCCCAACGCCCGCTCGATCCCAGCCGGCCCGCCCCGGCGGAGCAGCCGCGTGAGCTCCGGCGCATCGTGCGCCTGTTCCGCCCCTACCGTGGGCGGCTCGCCGTCGTGGGGCTGCTCGTCGCAGCCTCCTCCCTGGTCGGCGTCGCCTCGCCGTTCCTGCTGAAGGAGATACTCGACACCGCGATCCCCGAAGGCCGCACCGGGCTGCTCAGCCTGCTCGCCCTCGGCATGATCCTCACCGCGGTGGTCACCGGCGTGTTCGGTGTGCTGCAGACCCTGATCTCCACCACCGTGGGCCAGCGCGTCATGCACGACCTGCGCACCGCCGTCTATGCCCGGCTGCAGCGGATGCCGCTGGCCTTCTTCACCCGCACCCGCACCGGCGAGGTGCAGTCCCGCATCGCCAACGACATCGGCGGGATGCAGGCCACCGTCACCTCCACCGCCACCTCGCTGGTCTCCAACCTGACCGCGGTGACCGCCTCCGTGGTCGCGATGCTCGCGCTCGACTGGCGGCTCACCCTCGTCTCCCTGCTCCTGCTGCCGGTGTTCGTCTGGATCAGCCGCCGGGTCGGCCGCGAGCGCAAGAAGATCACCACCCAGCGGCAGAAACAGATGGCCGCGATGGCCGCCACGGTCACCGAGTCCCTCTCGGTCAGTGGCATCCTGCTCGGCCGCACCATGGGGCGGGCCGACTCCCTGACCCGGTCCTTCGCCGAGGAGTCCGAGAAGCTCGTCGGTCTGGAGGTGCGCTCCAGCATGGCCGGGCGCTGGCGGATGTCGACCATCGGCATCGTGATGGCCGCCATGCCCGCCCTCATCTACTGGGCGGCCGGCCTGGCCCTCCAGTCAGGTGCGCCCTCTCTTTCGGTCGGCACCCTGGTCGCCTTCGTCACCCTCCAGCAGGGCCTGTTCCGGCCGGCGGTGAGCCTGCTGTCGACCGGTGTGCAGATCCAGACCTCGCTCGCGTTGTTCGCCCGCATCTTCGAATACCTCGACCTGCCGGTGGAGATCACCGAACGGGAGGACCCGGTGCGGCTCGAGCGGGCCAAGGGCGAGGTACGCCTCGAAGGAGTCGACTTCGCATACGACACCGGGCAGCCGGATGTGCGCAGCACCCTGTCCGGCCTCGACATCACCGTCCCGGCCGGCACCTCCCTCGCCGTGGTCGGCCCGACCGGCTCCGGCAAGAGCACCCTGAGCTATCTGGTGCCCCGGCTGTACGACGTCACGGGCGGGCGGGTCACCCTCGACGGGGTCGACGTCCGGGATCTCGACTTCGACTCGCTGGCCCGCTCCGTCGGAGTGGTCTCCCAGGAGACCTACCTCTTTCACGCCTCCGTCGCCGACAACCTGCGGTTCGCCAAGCCGGACGCCACCGACGAGGAGATCGCCGAGGCCGCCCGGGCGGCCCAGATCCACGACCACATCGCCTCCCTGCCCGATGGATACGACACCCTGGTCGGCGAGCGCGGGTACCGGTTCTCCGGAGGCGAGAAGCAGCGCCTGGCCATTGCGCGAACCATCCTCCGCGATCCGCCCGTGCTGATCCTCGACGAGGCCACCAGCGCCCTGGACACCCGTACCGAACACGCCGTCCAGCAGGCCATCGATGCCCTCTCGGCGGGCCGCACCACCATCACCATCGCCCACCGCCTCTCCACCGTCCGCGGCGCCGACCAGATCGTCGTCCTGGACGGGGGCCGGATCGCGGAGCGCGGTACCCATGAGGAACTGCTGGATGCCGGCGGACGGTATGCGGCCCTGATCCGGCGGGATGCCCGACCGGTCCCGCCATCCCATGAGCGTGTGATCGTATGA
- a CDS encoding Lrp/AsnC family transcriptional regulator: MTVDELDTRILRLLIEQPRTSVREYARQLGIARGTLQARLDRLERTGVITGSGPVLSPAALGHPVLAFVHIEVTQGRLDEVGDALAAVPEIIEAFSITGGGDLLTRVAARDNAHLEDVIQRLIRLPGVVRTRTEVALRERVPHRLLPLVESVGRAARIS; encoded by the coding sequence ATGACGGTGGACGAGCTCGACACCCGCATCCTGCGGCTTCTGATCGAGCAGCCGCGTACCAGCGTGCGCGAGTACGCCCGGCAGCTGGGTATCGCGCGGGGCACGCTCCAGGCCCGGCTGGACCGGCTGGAGCGGACCGGGGTGATCACCGGAAGCGGTCCCGTGCTCTCCCCCGCCGCGCTGGGCCATCCGGTGCTGGCCTTCGTGCACATCGAGGTGACCCAGGGCCGTCTGGACGAGGTCGGGGACGCACTGGCGGCCGTACCGGAGATCATCGAGGCCTTCTCGATCACGGGGGGCGGGGATCTGCTGACCCGGGTGGCGGCCCGCGACAACGCACATCTGGAGGACGTCATCCAGCGGCTGATCCGGCTGCCCGGCGTGGTCCGCACCCGGACCGAGGTGGCGCTGCGCGAACGGGTGCCGCACCGGCTGCTGCCGCTGGTGGAATCGGTGGGACGGGCCGCCCGTATTTCCTGA